A window of Flammeovirga kamogawensis genomic DNA:
TGTAGGAATTTGTCCCAATTCATCAATTCTACAATTTTTGATAGTTAATTCAGATTGTGTCATTGCAGCTAATCCGATAAAACTACCAATTTCAATCATATCAGGAAGCATTGTGTGCGTTGTGCCTCCTAACTTACTTACACCTTCTATAGAGAGTAAGTTAGAGCCATAACCTGTAATATTTGCGCCCATTCTGTTCAACATCTTACAGAGTTGTTGAATGTATGGTTCACAGGCTGCATTGTATAAAGTAGTTTTACCTTTTGCCATTACTGCACCCATAATAATGTTTGCAGTTCCTGTTACAGAAGGTTCGTCTAATAAAATATATGTACCCTCTAAATGAGTAGCATCAATTTTAAAGAAACCATCATCTGTATATTCAAATTTAGCTCCTAACTTTTTAAACCCTAAAAAGTGAGTATCTAGTCTTCTTCTCCCAATTTTATCTCCACCTGGTTTAGGAATTTTACCTTCACCATAACGAGCCAATAACGGTCCGAGAACCATTATAGAGCCTCTTAATTTTGAAGCTTTATCAGAGTATTCTTTAGAATGTAAATGGTCAATGTTAATGTCTTTAGCTTCAAATTCGTAAGAACCTTCTCCTAACTTTTTAACTTTTACACCAAGATCAGCCAGAATATCTATTAATTTCATTACATCAATAATATTGGGGATATTATGGATGGTAACTTTATCTTCTGTAAGCAATACGGCACACAAAATTTGTAACGCCTCGTTTTTAGCACCTTGCGGTGTAATTTCGCCACTTAGTTTATGGCCTCCTTCTACAATAAATTCTCCAGATCCAGTTGATGCTGACATAGTCTAATAACTTTATATTTAAGGGTTACTTTTAGAAGATGCGCTCCTCTTTTTGATTAATACTAACTTTAGTAACCTATTATTTTAAAATGGGTGCCTATAAAAATAAGAAGAGATACTTTTAAAAGAAAAGTATCTCGTTCCAATATTAATAAATTCGATATAAAAAGACTATTTATTCTTCATTCAAAGCATTAATAATTGCAGTTGGGCTCATTCTATTTGAATATTGAGGGTCATATTGCTTGGCAATTATTGTCCCGTCTTTGCCAATAATGAATGTTGCAGGTACTGGTAAAGAAGCTTGTTTAATAGCATTATTTGCGGCAATGTCTGTAAAAAGAAATGTTTTTATCTTTTTCTGATATTTTTCAGTTACCTCAAATGTTACTTTATACCCATTCATTATACTTAAATCTTTATCACTAATCATTGAGAAAGTAAACCCTTTTTTTCTCGCAAAATCATTTAAAGAATTTTGTTCTTCCGGGCTAATCATAATTAATGTAGCTCCAGTTGCATTAATTTCATCTAAAGAATCACGTAAACTTTTTAAATGTTTATAGCATGATGGACACCAACTTCCACGAAAAAAATTAACCACAACAGGTCCTTTTTTTAATAATTCTGATAATTGTATTGAATTTCCATTTTGATCAACTCCAGAAAATTGAGGAGCTATATCGCCAACATTTAATCCTGGTTGTAGCGTATTTACTTCAATTCCATATTTTTTATAAATATCTTTTTCTTGACCGAAAGTAATTTGATGTAAAAAAAGTAAACTGATTATGGAGATTAGATATTTCATAGATATTAATTTTGTTGATTGTATTAAAAAAATAATGCTTTTGATTTATAGACAACCAAAAGCATTATAACTGACAAAGTATGAAATTATTTTTTAGCTATGAAGATGTTTTAACATAGTATCCATCTTTATTTCTGTTTCTTTCCATTCTTTTTCAGCGTCAGAGTCTTCTGTTATACCCGCACCTGCATAAAGTAGGGCATGGTCGTTAAAAATTTGTAAGCATCTAAGGTTTACAAATAAATGGTTTCTATTTTTTAAACCAATAGGTCCTATATATCCACTGTATAAAGAGCGGTTGTAATGCTCATTGTCTAATATAAATTGTGTAGCCACTTCTTTAGGCATTCCACAAACGGCAGATGTTGGGTGTAATAAATCCAACATTACAGTACCTAATTGAGGGAAGTTTGTTGCTTTTGTATCTACTTTAAAATCTGTACGAAGATGTAATAAATGAGCTGCAGCAACAGTACGAGGTCCTTTCTCATCAAATTCCCTTAAACGTATTTTCTTAAAGCAGTTAATAATATATCTACTTACTAAAGCTTGTTCTTCAATTTCTTTACTTTTCCATGAGGCATCTTTAGGT
This region includes:
- the murA gene encoding UDP-N-acetylglucosamine 1-carboxyvinyltransferase, with protein sequence MSASTGSGEFIVEGGHKLSGEITPQGAKNEALQILCAVLLTEDKVTIHNIPNIIDVMKLIDILADLGVKVKKLGEGSYEFEAKDINIDHLHSKEYSDKASKLRGSIMVLGPLLARYGEGKIPKPGGDKIGRRRLDTHFLGFKKLGAKFEYTDDGFFKIDATHLEGTYILLDEPSVTGTANIIMGAVMAKGKTTLYNAACEPYIQQLCKMLNRMGANITGYGSNLLSIEGVSKLGGTTHTMLPDMIEIGSFIGLAAMTQSELTIKNCRIDELGQIPTVFKRLGIEMEFRGDDIYIPAQEHYSLDRFIDGSILTVADGPWPLFTPDLLSIVLVVAIQAKGTVLVHQKMFESRLFFVDKLIDMGAQIILNDPHRATVIGLDRTSNLRGIQMSSPDIRAGQALLIAALSAEGTSVISNIDQIDRGYQFIDERLRAIGAKIERR
- a CDS encoding peroxiredoxin family protein encodes the protein MKYLISIISLLFLHQITFGQEKDIYKKYGIEVNTLQPGLNVGDIAPQFSGVDQNGNSIQLSELLKKGPVVVNFFRGSWCPSCYKHLKSLRDSLDEINATGATLIMISPEEQNSLNDFARKKGFTFSMISDKDLSIMNGYKVTFEVTEKYQKKIKTFLFTDIAANNAIKQASLPVPATFIIGKDGTIIAKQYDPQYSNRMSPTAIINALNEE